A part of Cydia strobilella chromosome 15, ilCydStro3.1, whole genome shotgun sequence genomic DNA contains:
- the LOC134747922 gene encoding uncharacterized protein LOC134747922: MTGRKGMFHTPPHTTVKTRGALEREKLKHATDTQSEVHSHKSCPRNSKEDEIMDHASQFNAKALSLQVKPTAKEGSIKTETEHGYHRSNSSNKTSTSSLQAKRKQLELEAAEAKARIEKELIDKKLDAALAKLDEEYSQKSRCSGEQRSILSETSQKVEQWLEKSRQDDQDERVLATPWQESNPGPSSLQNLAQAMEKLATTTQSANTRLLSRLATSKDLPLFSGHGKETCPAASCDIDSCGLPHHRLLHWPYKPNADSAAPRNSSNNEDLNNTPTLTALGRPLTADHALTTVLYERPKPAAEICNACTPSSIATPADVLTARRETHTCTDADTHSSPQWSSDVLSDSADKQLHELVRRSFALESIGVNSKPRVNKDDIRAVNIIDNSAKVINGSYEVCLPWKNDAKLPDSYPNAYKRLLAVERRMLSDEGYASRYTEPINHLLENNYARLLSDDELLAPYERVFYLAHFGVDNKNKKKLRLVHDASATTAGRSLNDYLLQGPDLLQSLLGIMLRFREKPIAIMGDIKEFFLRIKITREDQHALRFLWRENVNSELKTYVMTSLLFGTNCSPFIAQHIKNKNAMRFQNEMPQAVEAILKSHYMDDYIESVDNEQLAIKMIKEVSEIHKQGGFEIRNWISNKPEVLECTPKETLSDKAIRFKTGCDDLPERTLGLLWYPTSDTFGFDLSLKRIPTEIINLQRKPTKRELLRIYMSIFDIFGFLAPFTVKAKIMLRNIWRTDTKWDDEIPTNEYTVFRNWITELQTLKDLRIPRFYFHGEQATSERDNTNNAHCNTLRQNETTIELELHIFCDAAPTAYAAVAYWRKICNINEVQVSFIASKCRSTPVKKYITIPKLEMESAVIACRLADTIAREHRLTACTRYFASNKKRYARL, from the exons ATGACAGGACGCAAAGGAATGTTCCACACGCCTCCGCACACTACAGTTAAAACGCGGGGTGCTCTCGAAAGAGAAAAGTTGAAACATGCCACGGATACTCAGAGTGAAGTGCATTCGCATAAATCGTGCCCACGGAACTCCAAAGAAGACGAAATTATGGATCACGCAAGCCAGTTCAACGCGAAGGCGCTCAGTTTGCAGGTTAAGCCCACCGCAAAAGAGGGTAGCATCAAAACTGAAACCGAACATGGATATCACCGATCCAACTCTTCGAATAAAACTTCGACGTCTTCACTACAAgcaaaaagaaaacaattagAGTTAGAGGCCGCCGAAGCTAAAGCTAGGATCGAGAAGGAGTTAATAGATAAAAAGCTAGACGCTGCACTCGCTAAGCTGGACGAGGAATATTCTCAGAAGTCCCGTTGCAGTGGAGAACAACGATCTATTTTGTCCGAAACATCTCAAAAAGTGGAACAGTGGCTCGAGAAAAGTCGCCAAGACGATCAAGACGAACGCGTTCTCGCGACCCCTTGGCAGGAATCGAACCCCGGACCGAGCTCACTTCAAAACCTAGCACAAGCAATGGAAAAACTAGCTACTACAACTCAAAGTGCTAATACTCGCCTTTTATCTCGATTAGCCACGTCTAAGGACTTACCGTTATTTTCTG GCCACGGGAAAGAAACCTGCCCGGCCGCATCGTGCGATATCGACAGCTGCGGGCTGCCCCACCACCGCCTCCTTCACTGGCCGTATAAACCTAACGCAGACAGCGCAGCGCCCCGCAATAGCAGCAACAACGAAGACCTAAACAATACGCCAACATTAA CTGCACTCGGCCGACCTTTGACCGCCGATCACGCCTTGACAACCGTGCTGTATGAGCGCCCTAAGCCGGCCGCCGAAATCTGCAACGCATGCACTCCGTCCTCCATCGCCACCCCCGCGGACGTACTTACCGCGCGGCGGGAGACCCACACATGCACAGACGCAGACACACACTCATCGCCACAATGGTCAAGCGATGTACTTAGCGACAGCGCAGATAAACAACTTCATGAACTGGTTCGCCGATCGTTTGCGCTCGAATCAATAGGAGTGAACTCTAAGCCACGCGTAAATAAGGACGACATTCGTGCCGTCAACATCATTGATAACTCTGCAAAAGTAATCAacgggagttatgaagtttgtTTACCATGGAAAAATGATGCTAAACTGCCTGACTCTTACCCAAATGCCTATAAGAGACTTCTCGCTGTGGAAAGAAGAATGCTGTCAGATGAAGGATACGCCTCTAGGTATACGGAGCCTATTAATCATTTACTTGAAAACAATTACGCCCGATTGTTATCCGACGACGAATTGTTAGCGCCATATGAGCGCGTATTTTATTTAGCCCATTTCGGAGTGGAtaacaaaaacaagaaaaaattgAGACTTGTGCATGACGCTTCAGCCACCACTGCCGGTCGCTCCCTGAACGACTACCTACTCCAGGGCCCTGACCTACTTCAGTCTTTACTGGGCATCATGCTACGCTTTCGAGAAAAACCAATTGCAATTATGGGCGATATAAAAGAATTCTTCCTTCGCATCAAGATAACGAGAGAAGATCAGCACGCATTACGATTTTTATGGCGCGAAAACGTAAACAGCGAACTAAAAACCTACGTTATGACGTCATTGTTATTTGGAACCAATTGTTCGCCATTCATCGcacaacatattaaaaataaaaatgcaatgCGATTCCAAAACGAAATGCCTCAAGCCGTCGAGGCCATCCTGAAATCACATTATATGGATGACTACATCGAGAGTGTGGACAATGAGCAGTTGGCTATCAAGATGATAAAAGAAGTTTCCGAAATTCACAAACAAGGTGGTTTCGAAATAAGAAATTGGATATCTAACAAACCAGAAGTCTTAGAATGCACGCCAAAAGAAACCTTAAGTGATAAggcaataaggttcaaaaccGGATGCGACGACTTACCTGAAAGAACGCTCGGGTTACTATGGTACCCGACCAGCGACACATTCGGCTTCGATTTATCACTTAAACGCATTCCGACGGAGATAATTAACCTGCAAAGAAAACCCACGAAGCGGGAACTCCTGCGCATCTATATGtcaatatttgacatttttggcTTTCTTGCACCATTTACTGTCAAAGCAAAAATAATGCTACGAAATATCTGGAGAACGGATACTAAATGGGACGATGAGATTCCTACGAATGAATATACAGTATTTCGCAACTGGATAACGGAATTACAAACATTGAAAGATTTGCGCATTCCGAGATTTTATTTTCACGGCGAACAAGCTACGAGCGAGCGCGATAATACTAATAACGCTCACTGCAACACCTTGCGCCAGAATGAGACGACTATAGAACTCGAACTTCACATTTTTTGCGATGCAGCTCCTACCGCATACGCTGCCGTCGCTTATTGGCGTAAAATATGTAACATCAATGAAGTACAAGTTTCATTCATCGCGAGTAAGTGTCGTTCGACCCCCGTGAAGAAATACATAACTATACCTAAACTTGAGATGGAATCAGCCGTTATCGCCTGCAGACTCGCCGACACAATAGCGCGCGAACACAGGTTGACCGCCTGCACTCGGTATTTTGCATCAAATAAAAAACGATACGCGC